The following proteins are co-located in the Pseudomonas antarctica genome:
- the rpmE gene encoding 50S ribosomal protein L31, protein MKADIHPAYETIEVTCSCGNKFETRSNLCKPLGTDVCNECHPFYTGKQKTLDTGGRVQRFADRFGTFGKKPAATPAE, encoded by the coding sequence ATGAAAGCCGATATCCATCCAGCGTACGAAACCATCGAAGTAACCTGCAGCTGCGGCAACAAGTTCGAAACGCGTTCGAACCTGTGCAAGCCACTGGGTACTGACGTATGCAACGAGTGCCACCCGTTCTACACCGGTAAGCAGAAAACTCTGGACACCGGCGGCCGTGTACAGCGCTTCGCAGATCGCTTTGGTACTTTCGGCAAGAAGCCTGCTGCTACTCCAGCAGAGTAA
- a CDS encoding malic enzyme-like NAD(P)-binding protein, translated as MSDLKTAALEYHAHPRPGKLSVELTKATATARDLSLAYSPGVAEPVREIARDPELAYKYTGKGNLVAVISDGTAILGLGNLGPLASKPVMEGKGVLFKRFAGIDVFDIEVDSESPQAFIDTVKRISITFGGINLEDIKAPECFEIEKALIEQCDIPVFHDDQHGTAIVTAAGMINALEIAGKTLADAQIVCLGAGAAAISCMKLLVSMGAKLENIFMVDSKGVVQSERTDLNQYKAMFAHATDKRTLADALNGADVFVGLSGPNLLSAEGLKSMAANPIVFACSNPDPEISPELAHATRNDVIMATGRSDYPNQVNNVLGFPFIFRGALDVRAKRINEEMKVAAANALRELAKLPVPQDVCDAYGGAPLAFGREYIIPKPMDKRLITLISDAVAKAAIETGVATLPYPKHYPLQSVDDVFNG; from the coding sequence ATGTCTGATTTGAAAACTGCCGCTCTCGAATATCATGCCCATCCTCGTCCAGGAAAGCTGAGTGTAGAGCTCACCAAAGCCACTGCCACCGCCCGCGACCTGTCGCTGGCCTACAGCCCTGGCGTTGCCGAGCCCGTACGTGAAATCGCCCGCGACCCTGAACTGGCGTACAAGTACACCGGCAAAGGCAACCTGGTTGCAGTGATTTCCGATGGCACCGCGATTCTCGGCCTGGGTAACCTCGGCCCATTGGCTTCCAAGCCAGTCATGGAAGGTAAGGGCGTGCTGTTCAAGCGCTTTGCCGGCATCGACGTTTTCGACATCGAAGTCGATTCCGAGAGCCCGCAGGCTTTCATCGACACCGTTAAGCGCATTTCCATCACCTTCGGTGGCATCAACCTGGAAGACATCAAGGCACCTGAGTGCTTCGAGATCGAAAAGGCCCTGATCGAACAGTGCGACATTCCGGTATTCCACGATGACCAGCACGGCACCGCGATCGTTACCGCGGCCGGCATGATCAACGCCCTGGAAATCGCTGGCAAAACTCTGGCTGACGCCCAAATCGTCTGCCTGGGCGCTGGCGCTGCGGCCATCTCCTGCATGAAGTTGCTGGTGAGCATGGGCGCCAAGCTGGAAAACATCTTCATGGTCGACAGCAAGGGCGTTGTTCAGTCCGAGCGTACCGACCTGAACCAGTACAAGGCGATGTTTGCCCACGCCACTGACAAGCGCACCCTGGCTGATGCCTTGAACGGTGCAGACGTGTTCGTTGGCCTGTCCGGCCCGAACCTGCTGAGCGCTGAAGGCCTGAAGTCCATGGCGGCCAACCCGATCGTGTTCGCCTGCTCCAACCCAGACCCGGAAATCTCCCCGGAACTGGCGCACGCCACCCGTAACGACGTGATCATGGCCACCGGCCGTTCGGACTACCCGAACCAGGTCAACAACGTACTGGGCTTCCCGTTCATCTTCCGTGGCGCCCTGGACGTTCGCGCCAAGCGCATCAACGAAGAGATGAAAGTAGCTGCCGCCAACGCCCTGCGTGAACTGGCCAAGCTGCCGGTACCTCAGGACGTATGCGATGCCTACGGTGGTGCCCCGCTGGCGTTCGGCCGTGAGTACATCATTCCGAAACCAATGGATAAGCGCCTGATCACCCTGATCTCCGATGCCGTGGCTAAAGCTGCCATCGAGACGGGTGTGGCCACCCTGCCGTATCCGAAGCACTACCCACTGCAAAGCGTGGATGATGTGTTCAACGGCTAA
- a CDS encoding penicillin-binding protein 1A encodes MRLLKFFGYSIVAIVCGLLLVLSGAYLYLSPGLPSVEALRSIQLQIPLRVYSSDEKLIAEFGEMRRTPIRFADIPPNFINALLSAEDDNFANHYGVDPSSLVRAATQLVKSGHIQSGGSTITMQVAKNFFLTSERSFSRKATEILLALQIERQLTKDEILELYVNKIYLGNRAYGIEAASQVYYGKSIRDASLAQMAMIAGLPKAPSRFNPLANPARSKERRDWILGRMYKLGKIDQAAYESAVAEPLNASYHVPTPEVNAPYIAEMARAEMVGRYGSEAYTEGFRVTTTVPSNLQDIANNSVHDGLVTYDQRHGYRGPESRLPGKTLSAWTTELSKQRPISGLEPAIVTQVTKDGVQVLTRTGEGHVSWDSMKWARPFLNTNSMGPMPKQPADVAQVGDLIRVKRQKDDSLKFSQVPVAQGALVSLDPQNGAIRALVGGFAFEQSNYNRATQAKRQPGSSFKPFVYSAALDNGYTAASLVNDAPIVFVDEYLDKVWRPKNDTNTFLGPIRIREALYKSRNLVSIRLLQAMGVGKTIDYMTRFGFNKSDLPPNLSLALGTATLTPMEIATGWSTFANGGYKITPYLIDKIESRNGDTLFTANPPRVPGDVVNGVAAPDGIAAPSNGGITIEPTPGAAPAANAPAPTEPQTPAVAERVVDGRTTYILNSILEDVIKKGTGRRALALGRADIAGKTGTTNESKDAWFSGYNADYVTTVWTGYDQPESLGRREFGGTVALPIWMSYMGAALKDKPLHTQPEPEGILSLRIDPVSGRAASPSTPNAYFELFKSEDTPPSVNELGNGTAPGSPLPADEAAPIDLF; translated from the coding sequence ATTCGTCTGCTGAAGTTTTTCGGGTACTCCATTGTCGCGATCGTCTGCGGGCTGCTGCTCGTGCTCAGCGGTGCCTACCTCTACCTTAGTCCGGGTTTGCCTTCCGTAGAGGCGCTCAGAAGTATCCAGTTGCAGATTCCTTTGCGGGTTTACAGCAGCGATGAAAAACTGATCGCGGAGTTCGGCGAAATGCGCCGTACACCGATCCGTTTCGCCGACATTCCACCCAATTTCATCAACGCGCTGCTGTCGGCTGAAGACGATAATTTCGCCAATCACTACGGCGTCGACCCCAGCAGCCTGGTGCGTGCAGCCACACAGCTGGTAAAAAGCGGACACATTCAGTCCGGCGGCAGCACCATCACCATGCAGGTGGCGAAGAACTTCTTCCTCACCAGCGAGCGCAGCTTTTCGCGTAAAGCCACTGAAATCCTGCTGGCATTGCAGATCGAACGTCAGCTGACCAAGGACGAAATCCTTGAGCTGTACGTCAACAAGATCTACCTGGGCAACCGCGCCTACGGGATCGAAGCGGCGTCCCAGGTTTACTATGGCAAGTCGATTCGTGACGCCAGCCTGGCGCAGATGGCAATGATTGCAGGCCTGCCCAAGGCCCCGTCACGCTTTAACCCACTGGCCAACCCTGCGCGCAGCAAAGAGCGTCGCGACTGGATCCTGGGGCGCATGTACAAGCTGGGCAAGATCGACCAGGCCGCCTATGAAAGCGCCGTAGCCGAGCCGTTGAATGCCAGCTACCACGTGCCGACACCGGAAGTGAATGCACCGTACATCGCTGAAATGGCGCGCGCCGAAATGGTCGGTCGTTATGGCAGCGAGGCCTACACCGAAGGCTTCCGCGTGACCACGACCGTTCCTAGCAACCTGCAGGACATCGCCAACAACTCAGTCCATGACGGCCTCGTCACCTATGACCAGCGCCATGGCTATCGCGGCCCCGAATCACGCCTGCCCGGCAAAACCCTGAGCGCCTGGACCACCGAACTGAGCAAACAGCGCCCAATCAGCGGCCTGGAACCGGCCATCGTCACCCAAGTGACGAAAGATGGCGTGCAAGTACTGACCCGCACCGGTGAAGGCCATGTGTCGTGGGACAGCATGAAGTGGGCGCGCCCCTTCCTGAACACCAACAGCATGGGCCCGATGCCCAAGCAGCCGGCGGATGTCGCGCAGGTGGGTGACCTGATCCGCGTAAAACGCCAGAAAGACGACAGCCTGAAATTCAGCCAGGTCCCTGTGGCTCAAGGCGCCCTGGTGTCTCTTGACCCACAGAACGGTGCGATCCGCGCCCTGGTCGGTGGTTTTGCCTTCGAACAAAGCAACTACAACCGCGCCACCCAGGCCAAGCGCCAGCCGGGATCGAGTTTCAAGCCGTTCGTCTACAGCGCCGCACTGGACAATGGCTACACCGCTGCCAGCCTGGTCAACGACGCGCCGATCGTGTTTGTCGACGAGTACCTGGACAAGGTCTGGCGCCCGAAGAACGACACCAACACGTTCCTCGGCCCTATCCGTATTCGCGAGGCGCTGTACAAGTCGCGTAACCTGGTGTCGATCCGCCTGCTGCAGGCGATGGGCGTTGGCAAGACTATCGACTACATGACGCGCTTCGGCTTCAACAAGTCGGACCTGCCACCCAACCTGTCCCTGGCCCTCGGCACCGCGACCCTGACGCCGATGGAAATCGCCACAGGCTGGAGCACGTTTGCCAACGGCGGCTACAAGATCACGCCGTACCTGATCGACAAGATCGAGAGTCGCAATGGCGACACACTGTTCACCGCCAACCCGCCACGCGTGCCAGGTGATGTGGTCAACGGTGTTGCAGCACCCGATGGCATCGCCGCACCCAGCAACGGCGGCATCACCATTGAGCCAACACCCGGTGCAGCACCAGCCGCAAACGCCCCTGCGCCAACCGAGCCACAAACACCTGCGGTTGCTGAACGTGTCGTGGATGGCCGTACCACCTATATCCTCAACAGCATCCTGGAAGACGTCATCAAGAAGGGTACCGGCCGTCGCGCCCTGGCCTTGGGCCGTGCAGACATTGCAGGCAAGACCGGTACCACCAACGAATCCAAGGACGCCTGGTTCTCCGGCTACAACGCTGACTACGTGACCACCGTATGGACCGGCTACGACCAACCGGAAAGCCTCGGTCGTCGCGAGTTTGGCGGCACCGTCGCCCTGCCGATCTGGATGAGTTACATGGGCGCGGCCTTGAAAGACAAGCCGCTGCACACCCAGCCTGAGCCGGAAGGCATTCTCAGCCTGCGGATTGATCCGGTGAGTGGCCGTGCGGCTTCGCCAAGCACGCCAAATGCGTACTTCGAGCTGTTCAAGAGTGAAGACACGCCACCGTCGGTCAACGAGCTGGGTAACGGCACCGCACCGGGCAGCCCGCTGCCGGCGGATGAGGCGGCGCCGATCGATCTCTTCTAA
- the pilM gene encoding type IV pilus assembly protein PilM produces the protein MRKGFFRRKASTLLGVDINDTGIKLIELGYSVGGYSVQSYVTQGLPANAVVDGTLLDLEAIARTLQQALSRLHTSARQAAVAVSGPSVITRVIEMDAGLSDEEMVWKIQMEADQYIPYPLDDVAIDFQVRGPSPQGSARVEVLLAACLKEQVEARKAVLALAGLAARVVDVEGFALERACSQDFASFTPGYRVDGAQWAVDAHGMGVACGLALRSFAG, from the coding sequence ATGAGAAAGGGATTTTTCAGGCGAAAAGCCAGCACCCTGCTGGGCGTCGACATCAATGACACAGGCATCAAGCTGATTGAGCTGGGCTATTCAGTCGGTGGTTACAGCGTTCAGTCTTATGTTACGCAGGGGCTGCCTGCCAATGCCGTAGTCGATGGCACGCTGTTGGACCTCGAGGCGATAGCGCGGACGTTGCAGCAGGCGTTATCTCGGTTGCATACATCCGCCCGGCAGGCAGCTGTGGCAGTCTCGGGCCCATCGGTCATCACACGGGTGATTGAAATGGACGCGGGGCTCAGTGACGAGGAAATGGTCTGGAAGATCCAGATGGAGGCCGACCAGTACATTCCTTACCCGTTGGACGATGTCGCCATTGATTTTCAGGTCCGTGGCCCTTCGCCCCAGGGCTCGGCGCGGGTCGAAGTGTTGCTGGCAGCCTGCCTCAAGGAGCAGGTCGAGGCCCGCAAAGCGGTTTTGGCCCTGGCCGGGTTGGCGGCACGGGTGGTGGATGTCGAAGGGTTTGCATTGGAGCGCGCTTGCAGTCAGGATTTCGCCAGCTTCACGCCGGGCTATCGCGTTGATGGCGCACAGTGGGCCGTGGATGCCCATGGGATGGGAGTTGCTTGCGGGTTGGCCCTGAGGAGTTTCGCTGGATGA
- a CDS encoding PilN domain-containing protein, whose translation MTRINLLPWRQALAERRRKYFLIFLLAFAGVALAAVWLADQVIDQAIDRQVTRNNHLTKEVAVQDSRIKTIDDLQEQSQQLAARMKVVQDLHESRSASAQLLDQLARAVPDGVHLHEVVAKGNTVSVSGSAESSQDIAQLMRRLEASEGAHATRLQHVRAEAQGGGNAFQLMVRQGESTEAQP comes from the coding sequence ATGACACGAATCAATCTTTTGCCTTGGCGCCAGGCGCTGGCGGAGCGGCGGCGCAAATACTTCCTGATATTTCTGCTGGCGTTCGCCGGTGTGGCGCTCGCGGCGGTTTGGCTGGCGGACCAGGTCATCGATCAGGCTATAGACCGTCAGGTGACGCGCAACAATCACCTGACCAAAGAAGTCGCCGTTCAGGACTCCCGCATCAAGACCATCGACGACTTACAGGAGCAAAGCCAGCAACTGGCTGCGCGTATGAAGGTCGTGCAGGACCTGCACGAATCCCGCTCGGCCAGCGCCCAGCTATTGGACCAGTTGGCCCGTGCGGTGCCGGATGGGGTGCATCTTCACGAGGTTGTAGCCAAGGGCAACACCGTGAGTGTCAGCGGCAGTGCCGAATCCAGCCAGGATATCGCCCAACTGATGCGCCGCCTGGAGGCGTCTGAAGGTGCTCACGCCACTCGCCTGCAACATGTGCGTGCGGAGGCGCAAGGTGGCGGCAACGCCTTTCAATTGATGGTGCGCCAGGGGGAATCCACCGAGGCCCAGCCATGA
- a CDS encoding pilus assembly protein PilP — MSLPRLDFSTLAYNAAKWPLPGKVLLGCALAGLVWVVGNGWLLAPASERLHTLEAQAVALQQELTQKAGLADSLEERARQGQVMQEAVGGLLRQLPGESDMPGLLEAIARLAAANGVVVEGVTVLDELSLPLYIEEPVQVGVFGAYHDLAMFVSALGGLSQMVTVHDVALRSDGPLLRLELLAKAYRGRLPGGKPERVVEPVARFVYDATSLRDPFQPPTSQAYHAAGLPARAPDLARKRGVLEGLALDQVEMVGTLSRGMQTFVLLRAASAVHRLAVGDYLGPNHGRVTAIHAGHIELAELFPDEQGAWLERSRTLVLTINS, encoded by the coding sequence ATGAGCCTGCCCAGGCTCGACTTTTCCACGCTCGCTTACAACGCTGCTAAATGGCCCTTGCCGGGCAAGGTTCTGCTGGGCTGCGCGCTGGCAGGTCTGGTGTGGGTGGTGGGCAATGGTTGGCTGCTGGCCCCGGCAAGCGAGCGGCTGCACACGTTGGAAGCGCAGGCAGTGGCGCTGCAACAGGAGCTCACACAAAAGGCTGGCTTGGCAGACAGTCTTGAGGAACGTGCCCGTCAGGGGCAGGTGATGCAGGAGGCGGTTGGCGGGCTTTTACGCCAATTGCCCGGCGAGTCGGATATGCCTGGCCTACTCGAAGCCATTGCTCGGCTGGCGGCGGCCAACGGCGTGGTGGTCGAGGGCGTCACGGTCCTGGACGAACTGTCTCTGCCGCTCTACATCGAGGAGCCTGTGCAGGTTGGGGTGTTTGGCGCCTATCACGACCTGGCGATGTTCGTGAGTGCCTTGGGTGGGCTGTCGCAGATGGTCACGGTGCACGATGTTGCGCTTCGGTCTGATGGGCCGTTACTGCGCCTTGAGCTACTGGCCAAGGCTTATCGCGGCAGGTTGCCTGGCGGCAAGCCTGAGCGCGTTGTCGAGCCGGTGGCGCGATTTGTCTACGATGCGACCTCTCTGCGTGATCCGTTCCAGCCGCCCACCTCGCAGGCCTATCACGCGGCAGGCCTGCCGGCACGTGCGCCGGACTTGGCCCGTAAACGTGGAGTGCTGGAAGGTCTGGCCCTCGATCAAGTCGAAATGGTCGGCACCTTGTCCCGCGGCATGCAAACCTTCGTCCTGCTGCGCGCAGCATCGGCTGTGCACCGGCTGGCGGTTGGCGATTACCTGGGGCCCAACCACGGCCGGGTCACGGCCATTCATGCAGGCCACATTGAACTGGCCGAGCTGTTCCCGGATGAGCAGGGCGCATGGCTGGAGCGCTCCCGAACCCTGGTGTTAACTATCAACTCATAA
- a CDS encoding type IV pilus secretin PilQ codes for MAFAVPNRLDLIQLPPPGSSAVNTSYSGDKLNLNFQNIDLRAVLQQIADVAGLNLVASDDVQGSITLRLKEVPWDQALDLVLQAKGLDKRVKAGVLLVAPAEELAARELLTLESRKQMAELAPLRRELLQVNYAKAADLAKLFQSVTSLEGIPDERGSVAVDERTNNIIAYQTGERLEELRRIVAQLDVPVRQVMIEARIVEANVDYDKSLGVRWGGRLNRGKWGAGGINKPSAEGAEPPENPPSSPFVDMGSLTGTSGLGIAYITDNLLLDLELTAMEKTGNGEIVSQPKVVTSDKETARILKGTEIPYQESTSRGATSVSFKEASLSLEVTPQITPDGWVVMEVKVTKDEPDYLNKLNDVPPIKKNEVNAKVLVKDGETIVIGGVFSNTQSKVVDKVPFLGDVPYLGRLFRRDVLAERKSELLVFLTPRIMNNQAIAVSR; via the coding sequence ATGGCATTTGCTGTGCCCAATCGCCTGGACCTGATCCAGCTGCCACCTCCCGGTAGCTCGGCGGTAAATACAAGCTATTCCGGTGACAAGCTGAACCTCAACTTCCAGAACATCGATTTGCGCGCTGTATTGCAGCAGATTGCGGATGTCGCCGGGCTTAATCTGGTGGCCAGCGACGATGTGCAAGGCTCCATCACCCTGCGGCTCAAGGAGGTGCCCTGGGATCAGGCACTGGACCTGGTGTTGCAAGCCAAGGGGTTGGACAAGCGGGTGAAGGCCGGTGTGTTGCTGGTGGCGCCGGCCGAAGAGTTGGCCGCCCGCGAACTGCTGACCCTGGAGTCGCGCAAGCAAATGGCCGAGTTGGCGCCCTTGCGCCGGGAACTGTTGCAGGTCAATTACGCCAAGGCGGCGGACCTGGCCAAATTGTTCCAATCAGTCACCAGCCTTGAAGGCATCCCCGATGAGCGCGGTTCGGTAGCCGTGGATGAGCGCACCAATAACATTATTGCCTACCAGACCGGCGAACGGCTCGAAGAGCTGCGGCGGATCGTGGCGCAACTGGATGTCCCGGTGCGCCAAGTGATGATCGAGGCGCGGATCGTTGAAGCCAATGTCGATTACGACAAAAGCCTTGGCGTGCGCTGGGGTGGGCGCCTGAACCGTGGCAAGTGGGGGGCGGGCGGTATCAACAAACCTTCGGCCGAGGGTGCTGAACCGCCGGAGAACCCGCCCAGCTCGCCGTTTGTCGACATGGGTTCGCTCACGGGTACTTCAGGCCTGGGTATCGCCTATATCACCGACAACCTGTTGCTGGATCTTGAGCTGACGGCCATGGAGAAAACCGGCAACGGTGAAATCGTCTCGCAGCCCAAGGTGGTCACCTCCGACAAGGAAACCGCGCGCATCCTCAAGGGCACCGAGATCCCCTATCAGGAATCCACCTCGCGCGGTGCTACATCGGTGTCGTTCAAGGAAGCCTCGCTGTCGCTGGAGGTGACGCCGCAAATCACCCCGGATGGCTGGGTGGTCATGGAGGTCAAGGTCACCAAGGACGAGCCCGACTATCTGAACAAGCTCAATGACGTACCGCCGATCAAGAAAAACGAAGTCAACGCCAAGGTGCTGGTCAAGGATGGCGAGACCATCGTCATCGGGGGCGTTTTCTCCAATACCCAAAGCAAAGTGGTAGATAAAGTGCCATTTTTGGGCGATGTGCCGTATCTTGGCCGCCTTTTCCGGCGCGATGTGCTGGCGGAAAGAAAATCCGAGCTGCTGGTATTCCTGACTCCGCGTATTATGAATAACCAGGCGATTGCTGTGAGTCGTTGA
- the aroK gene encoding shikimate kinase AroK: protein MRNLILVGPMGAGKSTIGRLLAKELRLPFKDSDKEIELRTGANIPWIFDKEGELGFRDREQAMIAELCGCDGVVLATGGGAVMRDENRRALHAGGRVVYLHASVEQQVGRTARDRNRPLLRTADPAKTLRDLLTLRDPLYREIADLVVDTDERPPRMVVLDILERLQQLPPR from the coding sequence GTGCGAAATTTGATTCTTGTAGGACCGATGGGCGCTGGAAAAAGCACCATCGGCCGTTTGCTGGCCAAAGAGCTGCGCCTGCCGTTCAAAGATTCCGACAAGGAAATTGAATTGCGCACGGGTGCCAATATCCCATGGATCTTCGATAAGGAAGGCGAGCTGGGCTTTCGCGACCGCGAGCAGGCGATGATTGCCGAACTGTGCGGCTGCGATGGCGTGGTATTGGCCACCGGCGGCGGCGCCGTCATGCGCGATGAAAACCGCCGGGCACTGCATGCCGGTGGTCGCGTGGTCTATCTGCATGCATCGGTCGAGCAGCAGGTGGGCCGCACCGCTCGCGATCGCAACCGCCCATTGTTGCGCACGGCCGACCCGGCAAAAACGTTGCGGGATTTGCTGACGTTGCGCGATCCGCTTTATCGGGAAATCGCCGATCTGGTGGTGGACACCGATGAGCGGCCGCCACGAATGGTCGTTCTCGACATTCTTGAGCGCTTGCAGCAGTTGCCGCCCCGTTAA
- the aroB gene encoding 3-dehydroquinate synthase translates to MQTLKVDLGERSYPIHIGEGLLDLPELLAPHIAGRQVAIISNETVAPLYLERLSRSLAAYSVISVILPDGEAHKNWETLQLIFDGLLTARHDRRTTVVALGGGVIGDMAGFAAACYQRGVDFIQVPTTLLSQVDSSVGGKTGINHPLGKNMVGAFYQPNVVLIDTATLNTLPPRELSAGLAEVIKYGLICDEPFLTWLEEHMDALRALDQVALTEAISRSCAAKALVVNADERESGVRATLNLGHTFGHAIETHMGYGVWLHGEAVAAGTVMALEMSQRLGWISAQERDRGIRLFQRAGLPVVPPLEMTEADFLEHMAIDKKVIDGRLRLVLLRHMGEAVVTDDYPKEILQATLGADYRALAQLKG, encoded by the coding sequence ATGCAGACACTTAAGGTCGATCTAGGCGAGCGCAGCTACCCAATCCATATTGGCGAAGGTTTGTTGGACCTGCCCGAATTGCTCGCTCCGCATATTGCCGGGCGGCAGGTGGCGATCATCTCCAACGAAACGGTCGCGCCGCTGTATCTTGAGCGTCTGAGCCGCAGCCTCGCGGCGTATTCGGTGATCTCAGTGATCTTGCCTGATGGCGAAGCCCACAAGAACTGGGAAACCCTGCAACTGATATTTGATGGCCTGCTGACTGCGCGCCATGACCGTCGTACCACCGTGGTCGCCTTGGGCGGCGGTGTGATTGGCGACATGGCCGGTTTTGCGGCAGCCTGTTACCAGCGCGGCGTGGACTTTATCCAGGTGCCGACCACACTGCTTTCCCAGGTCGATTCGTCGGTGGGCGGCAAGACCGGCATCAACCACCCGCTGGGCAAGAACATGGTCGGCGCGTTCTATCAGCCCAACGTGGTGCTGATCGACACCGCGACCCTCAACACCCTGCCGCCGCGCGAGTTGTCGGCGGGGTTGGCGGAAGTCATCAAGTACGGGCTGATCTGCGACGAGCCGTTCCTGACCTGGCTCGAAGAACATATGGATGCCCTGCGCGCGCTGGACCAAGTGGCGCTGACCGAAGCGATTTCCCGCTCCTGCGCGGCCAAGGCGCTGGTGGTGAATGCCGACGAACGGGAGTCCGGTGTGCGGGCCACTTTGAACCTGGGTCACACCTTCGGCCATGCGATCGAAACGCACATGGGCTATGGTGTGTGGTTGCATGGGGAAGCCGTCGCGGCTGGCACAGTGATGGCATTGGAGATGTCGCAACGCCTGGGCTGGATCAGTGCTCAGGAGCGGGATCGGGGTATACGCCTGTTCCAGCGCGCCGGCTTGCCGGTCGTTCCACCGTTGGAGATGACCGAGGCGGATTTCCTCGAACATATGGCAATAGACAAGAAAGTGATCGACGGTCGCCTGCGACTGGTGTTGCTGCGCCACATGGGCGAAGCGGTAGTGACCGACGATTATCCGAAAGAGATTTTACAGGCCACGCTGGGAGCGGATTACCGCGCCCTGGCCCAGCTTAAAGGTTAA
- a CDS encoding AAA family ATPase: MTSLHADEAFLGHYQLSHDPFAPRVPGFKFFPAQRKPVLGQLHHLARYSQLLLVVTGPLGSGKTLLRQALVASTNKQSVQSVVVSARGAGDAAGVLRQVAQALNVSNAEPNAILKQVVQLGLTGQEVYLLVDDAEQLDESALEALLALAAGTPEGRPHVFLFGESSLIADLEQISGDQELFHVIELQPYEEEETREYLAQRLEGAGAGIELFSASQISDIHESSDGWPGTINQVARDALIEAMIASRSAVKRPKMGFTMPKKHVLAISAVVVVAVAAAWLIPGRSKAPATAGAPTEQAQLPLGKPTPNVEFANSGQPTNLPMVGQPVMRGPLAEAAGGISEGDDGVPVEGSSATPPTVTTTAPPAGVPAGPAATPAAKPTPAPTVATAKPAPVAKPVAPAPVAKPAPAAKPAEKPAAVAKAAAPAPAAAGSSWYTSQPAGHFVVQILGTSSEANAQAFVKEQGGEYRYFKKVLNGKPLYVITYGSFPSRAAADSAIKALPAKVQAGKPWPRTVASVQQELATTR; the protein is encoded by the coding sequence ATGACTAGTTTGCATGCCGACGAGGCGTTCCTCGGCCATTACCAGTTAAGCCATGACCCTTTTGCTCCGCGGGTGCCTGGTTTCAAATTTTTCCCTGCCCAGCGCAAGCCGGTGCTCGGTCAGTTGCACCATCTGGCGCGCTACAGCCAATTGCTGCTGGTTGTGACCGGCCCGTTGGGCAGTGGCAAGACCCTGCTGCGCCAGGCGCTGGTTGCCAGTACTAACAAGCAATCGGTACAGAGCGTGGTGGTGTCGGCCCGTGGCGCCGGTGATGCGGCTGGCGTGCTGCGCCAGGTGGCCCAGGCGCTGAACGTTTCCAATGCCGAGCCAAACGCGATTCTCAAGCAAGTGGTGCAACTGGGCCTCACCGGGCAAGAAGTGTATTTGCTGGTAGATGACGCCGAACAACTCGATGAGTCCGCCCTGGAAGCGCTGCTGGCGCTGGCCGCGGGCACGCCCGAAGGTCGCCCGCACGTATTCCTGTTTGGCGAGTCGTCGTTGATCGCCGATCTGGAGCAGATCAGTGGCGACCAGGAGCTGTTTCACGTCATCGAATTGCAACCGTACGAAGAGGAAGAAACCCGCGAATACCTGGCTCAACGCCTCGAAGGCGCCGGGGCCGGTATCGAACTTTTCTCCGCTTCGCAGATCTCTGATATTCACGAAAGCTCCGACGGCTGGCCTGGCACCATCAACCAGGTTGCCCGGGATGCCTTGATCGAAGCCATGATTGCAAGCCGCTCTGCGGTTAAGCGTCCAAAGATGGGGTTTACTATGCCTAAGAAGCACGTATTGGCTATTTCCGCCGTTGTCGTGGTCGCTGTTGCCGCCGCCTGGTTGATTCCGGGCCGCAGCAAGGCACCCGCCACCGCCGGTGCGCCAACCGAACAGGCGCAGTTGCCACTGGGCAAACCCACGCCAAATGTTGAATTCGCCAACTCCGGCCAGCCGACCAACCTGCCGATGGTGGGTCAGCCGGTGATGCGCGGCCCGCTCGCCGAAGCAGCCGGTGGCATCTCCGAAGGCGACGACGGTGTGCCGGTGGAAGGCTCCAGCGCCACGCCGCCAACCGTGACCACTACCGCGCCGCCTGCGGGCGTACCCGCCGGCCCGGCAGCCACTCCAGCGGCCAAGCCGACCCCGGCACCGACCGTCGCCACTGCCAAGCCAGCTCCGGTTGCCAAGCCTGTCGCGCCTGCGCCAGTGGCTAAACCGGCGCCAGCCGCCAAACCTGCAGAAAAACCTGCCGCCGTTGCCAAAGCAGCTGCCCCTGCCCCTGCCGCCGCCGGTAGCAGCTGGTACACCAGCCAGCCGGCTGGCCACTTCGTGGTGCAGATCCTCGGCACCAGTTCCGAAGCTAATGCTCAGGCCTTCGTGAAGGAGCAGGGCGGCGAGTACCGTTATTTCAAGAAAGTGCTCAACGGCAAGCCTCTCTACGTGATCACTTACGGCAGCTTCCCAAGCCGTGCAGCAGCTGATTCCGCTATCAAAGCCTTGCCAGCGAAGGTTCAGGCTGGTAAACCTTGGCCTCGCACTGTTGCCAGCGTTCAACAAGAACTCGCAACAACTCGCTGA